Below is a genomic region from Terriglobia bacterium.
CCGCCAAGGGCCAGGCCAATGCTCGCGCCGCCGCCATCGACATGATGGCGCGCTCCTCCGGCGGAGCCCGCATCTCGACCGGCAAAACCGTCGCCGGAAAAATGGAAGTCGCCGTCGCTATCGGCACCGACCCGGCACTGATGTTCGCCAGCATCGTCCCCGCACCGCCTGAGGTCGAGGAGTTCATGATCGCCGGCTTCCTGCGCAGCAAGCCCGTCGAACTCGTGAAGTGCGAAACCATCGACCTCGAAGTCCCCGCCACCGCGGAAATCGTCCTCGAAGGCTACGTTCAACTCGACGAACTCCGCACCGAAGGCCCCTTCGGCGATCACACCGGCTTCTACTCGCTCGAAGACCTCTACCCGGTCTTCCACGTCGAGTGCGTAACGCACCGTAAAAATCCCATTTACTCTGCCACCATCGTCGGCCGTCCGCCGCAGGAAGACGCGTGGATGGGCAAAGCCGTCGGCCGCATCTTCAAGCCGATGATGAAGCTCACCATCCCGGAACTGGTCGACGTCAACCTGCCGCCCGAAGGCGTCTTCCACAACCTGATGATCGTCTCCATTAAGAAGAGCTACCCGGGCCAGGCGCGAAAAGTGATGAACGCCATCTGGTCGCTCGGCCAAGCCATGTTCACCAAGTGCATCGTCGTCGTCGACGACGATTGCGACGTACAGGACGTGCGCGAAGTCGTCTGGCGAGCGCTCAACAACATCGACCCGGAGCGCGACATTCAATTCACTCTCGGCCCCGTAGACTCGCTTGACCACTCCTCGCGCCTGCCAGACTTCGGCTCCAAGATGGGCATTGACGCCACCCGCAAGTGGCCCAGCGAAGGCTTCCAGCGCCCCTGGCCCGACGTCCTCGAAATGTCCCCCGAAATCAAGGACCGCGTTACCCGCCGCTGGAAAGAATTCGGCATCGAATGAGTGTTTCCACCCACCGCGCCGTCATCCCGAGTGGGGGCTTCAGCCCGAGTCGAGGGACCTGCATTCCTCTATGCACTCTGCACCGGCCTTGATTCTGATGTAAATTCACTCTCAACATGATCCGTCCCCGTACACTGCTCACCCTGATCGTCGCGATCCTCGCACTCGCCTGCACCTCGTTCGCCGCCCAACACCGCACAACGAAAAAGAGGAAACCTGTCGCTCCCGCTACCCCGCCCCCACCGACGCTCCAAGGGTGCGGCGCCTCCCTTCGTATCCCTCCCGGTTGGCAACTGATACGCGCGTCCGAATACGAAAAAGCGCACCCGGAACTCGCAGGGGACGACCAATCACAAACCGCAACTGACGACACCAACCCCGCGCCGCAACCATCCGCGCCCTCCGCGCGGCCGACTGAACCGCTCTCTCAAGGCGCGCCGGAAACCGAGACCGTAACCCCGGCCCCGCAACAATCCGGGTCCGGCCAAACGCCCACTCAACCCAAGCCCGACAACCCCTGCAGCTTCGTCATCTTCTCGAAATATCCGTCGGAAATAGTGCGCAACACCGACGCCGACGGTCCTGTTGGCCGCATGGAAATCGAGATCGTAGATGGCGATCTCGAAACCGCCGCCGCTCAATTCATGGAGAAGGATGAAAAAGGCTGGTACGTGAATGGACCCAACGGCACCCGCTACGACGCCCGCTTGACGAAGCCAAGGCGCGGCTGGCAGGTCCTTACCGCTGTCATCGTCG
It encodes:
- a CDS encoding UbiD family decarboxylase, with the protein product MAYNDLREWIAALDRAGELKRIKAEADPNLEITEITDRVSKWPSRDGRGPGGPALLFENVKGHPGTQLLINQFGSESRMEMALETPALDAIAERIKGFMDVKSPQGFLDKVKMLPMLAEMGSFFPKVVSSGPCKEVIKKGSDVNLAEFPVLTCWPKDGGPFITLPEVITRDPNTGKRNVGTYRMQVYDRNSTGMHWQRHKVGAEHYRERLRAEAAKGQANARAAAIDMMARSSGGARISTGKTVAGKMEVAVAIGTDPALMFASIVPAPPEVEEFMIAGFLRSKPVELVKCETIDLEVPATAEIVLEGYVQLDELRTEGPFGDHTGFYSLEDLYPVFHVECVTHRKNPIYSATIVGRPPQEDAWMGKAVGRIFKPMMKLTIPELVDVNLPPEGVFHNLMIVSIKKSYPGQARKVMNAIWSLGQAMFTKCIVVVDDDCDVQDVREVVWRALNNIDPERDIQFTLGPVDSLDHSSRLPDFGSKMGIDATRKWPSEGFQRPWPDVLEMSPEIKDRVTRRWKEFGIE